In Rhodanobacter denitrificans, the sequence CTCCGGCGCCTGCGCCTACCACCGCAGCAGCCTGCGCAGCTGGGCGATCGCCACCGCCGTCGCCACGCTGGTGGTCGGCCTGATCGCGCATGCGCCGTGGACCACCACGATCCTGCTGATCGTCGAGCTGGCGATCGCGCTGCCGCTGCTGCTGGTGGATTTCCGCCGCAAGCAGATCACGCTGCCGATCCTGAAGATCTTCGCCAAGGTGACGCCGAAGCTGTCGGAGACCGAGCAGACCGCGCTGGAAGCGGGCACGGTCGGCTTCGAGGGCGAGCTGTTCTCCGGCAAGCCGGACTGGCACGAACTGCTGAAGCAGCCCAAGCCCGAGCTCTCCGTGGAGGAGCAGGCCTTCATGGCCGGCCCGGTGGAAGAGCTGTGCGCGATGATCGACGACTGGCAGATCACCCACGAGCTGGCCGACCTGCCGCCGAAGGTGTGGGAGTTCATCAAGAAGAACCGCTTCTTCGGCATGATCATCCCGAAGCAGTACGGCGGCCTGCAGTTCTCCGCGCTGGCGCATTCGGCGGTGCTGCAGAAGCTGTCCACCGCGTCGGCCACGGTGTCCTCCACGGTGGCCGTGCCGAACTCGCTGGGGCCGGCCGAGCTGCTGCTGCACTACGGTTCGGAGGAGCAGAAGAACCACTACCTGCCGCGCCTGGCGGTGGGCGAGGAGATTCCCTGCTTCGCGCTGACCGGCCCGTACGCCGGTTCCGACGCCACCTCGATCCCCGACGTGGGCATCGTCTGCAAGCAGGTGGTCGACGGCGTCGAGACGCTGGGCATCAAGCTCACCTTCGACAAGCGCTACATCACGCTGGCGCCGATCGCCACGGTGGTCGGCCTGGCCTTCCGCATGTACGACCCCGAGCACCTGCTCGGCGACAAGGAAGACCTCGGCATCACCCTGGCCTTGCTGCCGCGCTCCACGCCGGGGCTGGAGATCGGCCGCCGCCACTTCCCGCTGAACATCCCGTTCCAGAACGGCCCGGTGCGCGGCAAGGAGGTGTTTGCGCCGCTGTCGGTGCTGATCGGCGGGCCGCAGATGGCCGGCCACGGCTGGCGCATGCTGGTCGAGTGCCTGTCGGTGGGCCGTGCGATCTCGCTGCCGTCCAACGCCACCGGCGGCATGCGCGCCTCGGCGCTGGCGACCGGCGCGTATGCGCGCATGCGCAAGCAGTTCGGCCTGGCGGTGGCCCGCTTCGAGGGCGTCGAGGAAGCGCTGGCGCGCATCGGCGGCCTCACCTACGCCACCGCCGCGCTGTCGCGCGCCACTGCGGCGGCGGTCGACCGCGGCGAGAAGCCGGCGGTGCCGTCGGCGATCGCCAAGTACCACGCCACCGAATGGGCACGGCAGATCGCCGCCGACACCATGGA encodes:
- a CDS encoding acyl-CoA dehydrogenase — its product is MSVLLTLLAALIASGACAYHRSSLRSWAIATAVATLVVGLIAHAPWTTTILLIVELAIALPLLLVDFRRKQITLPILKIFAKVTPKLSETEQTALEAGTVGFEGELFSGKPDWHELLKQPKPELSVEEQAFMAGPVEELCAMIDDWQITHELADLPPKVWEFIKKNRFFGMIIPKQYGGLQFSALAHSAVLQKLSTASATVSSTVAVPNSLGPAELLLHYGSEEQKNHYLPRLAVGEEIPCFALTGPYAGSDATSIPDVGIVCKQVVDGVETLGIKLTFDKRYITLAPIATVVGLAFRMYDPEHLLGDKEDLGITLALLPRSTPGLEIGRRHFPLNIPFQNGPVRGKEVFAPLSVLIGGPQMAGHGWRMLVECLSVGRAISLPSNATGGMRASALATGAYARMRKQFGLAVARFEGVEEALARIGGLTYATAALSRATAAAVDRGEKPAVPSAIAKYHATEWARQIAADTMDVHGGKAVQLGPKNYAGRGWSAVPIAITVEGANIMTRSLMIFGQGAIRCHPYVLKEMQALSIADRGEQLKTFDRLLFGHIGFGISNAVRSFAMGVSGARLGETAGDAYTRRYYRKLDRYSAALALTADVFMGVLGGKLKFKEKLSARLGDVLSYLYIASSMLKQYEDNGRPEADRPFLAWGFHQCMWLIQNALDGAIRNFPVRPVAWLLRALVFPLGRREVPPSDRLGRRVAALLTAPNEALDRLTDWVYTTPTPNNTIGRMKALLPDVIAAEPVERKFGKAQKSGQFTAHDYLDQLAEAQQAGVISEAEANLLRHVREGVFEFISVDDFDSDELRAFKTRADAS